TAGTTATTGGTGCAGGTCATGCAGGATGCGAAGCAGCATTGGCTTCTGCAAGAATGGGATGTAAAACATTAATATGTACAATGAACTTAGATAGTATCGCGCTTATGGCTTGTAACCCTAATATAGGTGGAACAGCAAAAGGACATTTAGTAAGGGAAATAGATGCTTTAGGTGGTGAAATGGGCATAAACATAGATCATACATTTATACAATCTAGAATGCTTAATACTTCCAAAGGTCCAGCAGTACATTCTTTAAGAGCACAAGCGGATAAAAAAAGATATAGTGAAAGAATGAAGCATTTATTAGAAAAAGAAGAAAATGTTACTTTAAGACAATTAGAAGTTATAGAAATAGATGTGAAAGATAATAAAATTAAGGGTATTTTAACTAAAAATGGAGCATATTTCACTACTAAGGCTATAATATTATGTACTGGAACTTATTTAAAGGGTAAAATAATAATAGGCGATATAATATATAGTAGTGGACCAAGCGGATTATATCCTGCTAATGACTTATCTCAAAGTCTATTAGATTTAGGGATAAATCTTAGAAGGTTTAAGACAGGAACTCCTGCGAGAATAAATAAAAGATCAGTAGATTTTTCTAAAATGATAGAACAGCCAGGAGATGAAAAAATAGTTCCTTTTTCTTTTATACATGATAAATTAGATAAGGATCAAATTTCTTGTTATTTAACTTATACTTCTGAAGAGACTCATAAAATAATACATGAAAATATACATAGATCTCCATTATATAATGGATCAATAGAAGGAATAGGCCCAAGATATTGTCCGTCTATTGAAGACAAAATTGTTAGATTCCCAGATAAAGATAAACATCAGATATTTATAGAGCCAGAAGGTGAAAATACAGAAGAATTATATGTTGGTGGTATGTCTAGTTCTTTACCAGAAGATGTTCAAATAAAAATGTATAGAAGTGTGCCAGGACTAGAAAATGCAGAAATATTAAGAACTGCTTATGCTATAGAATATGATTGTATTGATCCTCAGCAATTAGATTTAACTTTAGAATTTAAAAATATAAATGGGTTATATGGAGCAGGTCAATTTAATGGAAGCTCAGGTTATGAAGAAGCTGCAGCTCAAGGTCTTGTAGCTGGAATTAATGCTGTATTAAAAATAAAGGAAAAAGATCCATTAATTTTAAAAAGATCAGATGCATATATAGGCGTACTTATAGATGATTTAGTAACAAAAGGAACAAATGAGCCCTATAGAATGATGACGTCAAGAGCAGAATACAGATTGTTATTAAGACAAGATAATGCAGACTTAAGACTAACAGAAATGGGTTATAGAATTGGGCTTGTAAAAGAGGATAGGTATAATAAATATCTAAATAGGAAAAAGAATGTAGAAAATGAAATAGAAAGAATAAAAAAAGTACAAATAACAGGGAAAAAAGAAATAAATGAATTTTTATTAGAGAAAGGATCTACTGAGTTAAAAAAACCTATTAGTTTGTATGAATTAATAAAAAGACCAGAATTAGATTACTTTAAAGTCGAATCTTTAGATAATGAAAGACCGAGTTTAAGTGATGATGAAAAAGAAGAAATAAATATAATTGCAAAATATGAAGGATATATAAACAAACAGTTAGAACAAGTTGAACAATTTAAAAAATATGAAAATAGATTAATACCTAAAAGTATAAATTTTTCGGATATAAAAGGATTGAGAATAGAAGCTATTCAAAAACTAGAAAAGATAAAACCTATAAATATAGGCCAGGCTTCTAGAATTTCTGGTGTATCACCAGCAGATATATCAGTATTACTTATATATATGGAAAGAAAAAATAGAGAAAACTAAAAAATCCTTTTGGAGGTTGTTAAATGGAATTTTTCAACATACTACAATCATCATGTAATGATGTTAATTTAGATTTTAATGATAAAAAATATAATCAGTTTATAAGCTATAAAAATTTAATACAGGAATGGAATAAAAAAATAAATTTAACAGCTATTGTTAAAGATGAGGAAATAATAAAAAAACATTTTATAGATTGTATAAAAATATTTAAGGCTTCACCTATAGGAGAAGCTAAAAGTTTAATTGATATAGGTACAGGAGCAGGTTTCCCTGGCATACCTATAAAAATATTAAGAGAAGATATAAAAATAACATTATTAGATTCACTACAAAAGAGAATAAATTTTTTAAATATCGTAATAGGTGATTTAAAATTAAAGGATATACAATGCTTGCATGGAAGAGCAGAAGATTACGCTCAGGAAGCTGAGCATAGGCAAAATTATGATGTAGCAGTTTCTCGAGCAGTAGCAAATTTAGCAGTTTTAAGTGAATTTTGCATTCCTTTTGTAAAAAAGGGAGGATATTTTGTAGCTATGAAAGGACCATCTGTAGAAGAGGAAATAACAGTAGCTACAAAATCTATAGAAGTTTTAGGTGGAAAAATAGAAGATATAATAAAAATAGATATTGAAGATACAGATTTAAAGCATAATTTAGTAATTATAAAAAAATTAAAAGAAACTGAAAAAAAATATCCTAGAAAGCCTGGTATTATTAAAAAAAATCCTCTAAAATAAATGTAATAATTTGCAATTAAAAAAATAATAAAAAAAAGAGGAAAATTACATTCAAAGAAGAAATGTAAATATTAGGAAGAGAATAAGAGGGATGGTAGTATGCAAAAAAAT
Above is a window of Clostridium sporogenes DNA encoding:
- the mnmG gene encoding tRNA uridine-5-carboxymethylaminomethyl(34) synthesis enzyme MnmG, translated to MKYLAGDFDVVVIGAGHAGCEAALASARMGCKTLICTMNLDSIALMACNPNIGGTAKGHLVREIDALGGEMGINIDHTFIQSRMLNTSKGPAVHSLRAQADKKRYSERMKHLLEKEENVTLRQLEVIEIDVKDNKIKGILTKNGAYFTTKAIILCTGTYLKGKIIIGDIIYSSGPSGLYPANDLSQSLLDLGINLRRFKTGTPARINKRSVDFSKMIEQPGDEKIVPFSFIHDKLDKDQISCYLTYTSEETHKIIHENIHRSPLYNGSIEGIGPRYCPSIEDKIVRFPDKDKHQIFIEPEGENTEELYVGGMSSSLPEDVQIKMYRSVPGLENAEILRTAYAIEYDCIDPQQLDLTLEFKNINGLYGAGQFNGSSGYEEAAAQGLVAGINAVLKIKEKDPLILKRSDAYIGVLIDDLVTKGTNEPYRMMTSRAEYRLLLRQDNADLRLTEMGYRIGLVKEDRYNKYLNRKKNVENEIERIKKVQITGKKEINEFLLEKGSTELKKPISLYELIKRPELDYFKVESLDNERPSLSDDEKEEINIIAKYEGYINKQLEQVEQFKKYENRLIPKSINFSDIKGLRIEAIQKLEKIKPINIGQASRISGVSPADISVLLIYMERKNREN
- the rsmG gene encoding 16S rRNA (guanine(527)-N(7))-methyltransferase RsmG, producing MEFFNILQSSCNDVNLDFNDKKYNQFISYKNLIQEWNKKINLTAIVKDEEIIKKHFIDCIKIFKASPIGEAKSLIDIGTGAGFPGIPIKILREDIKITLLDSLQKRINFLNIVIGDLKLKDIQCLHGRAEDYAQEAEHRQNYDVAVSRAVANLAVLSEFCIPFVKKGGYFVAMKGPSVEEEITVATKSIEVLGGKIEDIIKIDIEDTDLKHNLVIIKKLKETEKKYPRKPGIIKKNPLK